In Syngnathus scovelli strain Florida chromosome 11, RoL_Ssco_1.2, whole genome shotgun sequence, one DNA window encodes the following:
- the LOC125977588 gene encoding E3 ubiquitin-protein ligase RNF123 isoform X1, whose protein sequence is MALSHRDYRLASDTDKAKSAGIVNERLLSDYLHHVFPFADEAAVLPSLRKPLTFQDLDTHLQTLLCEGDTADNSASDRELEGRLGPQPVVLDHTGGFEGLLFVDDDLLGVIGHSNFSSIRATTCVYKGKWAYEVLISSQGLMQIGWCTLNCRFNQEEGVGDTPDSYAYDGNRVRKWNVVTTNYGKSWAAGDIVSCLIDLDDASIAFCLNGQSLGTAFADIKTGPGVAYFPAISLSFKESVAFNFGSRPLRYPCEGYLPLQDPPAADLLKAHKLLGFVKNVLCTHIHVQEERMAEADCSVWRLNGEATVLITMAHIFKYFAPLMCQVYLVEDVLMNFLLGILEGGGSVDEHPLIQQLLDLFWLLMEDYEVNECLKQLMMSLLRAYRFSPIIPDLGFQIHYLRLTTAILRHEKSRKYLLNNVLFDVLRSVVFFYIKTPLRVKEAGLDELIPTTWWPTHFDKEGKDERQPKDESSDERLRRRAYERGCQRLKKRIEVVEELQVQILRLLLNNKDKRTGKASRYIFLNKFRRFLQENASNRGHPTALCPPEYMLCFLHRLITAVRACWDESCKKISGSVTSDAAFVPPQLFYNGKVDYFDLQRLGGLLSHLKKTLRDDLAAQANVIIDPAEIQAASMGDLDEDEESGAAQRPAGSTPARPGWLGSPTLGRTNRFLGAAAVGLVTPRRPLGQPDKVKVRALAMERRTEEDIEGSHGGDDGLLLGRPVGWLQQPVADKSLLELTDGIVMMYNLSVHQQLGKMVAVADDVREYAVALKDTDEKMARCPPGRPDILEELGKSQKVFAEKLNHLSRRLAWINATTYSKEKMLDVYWLLRVCMGTIEHADRTGSLFAFVPEFYLHVAMYAYNALKNYFAPAGGMEQLPGYEETLTQLAAILAKHFADPRIVGTDIKDALMQALASYVCYPQSLRAVERIPEDQRVAMMRNLLAPYEQRPWAQTNWILVRLWRGCGFGYRYTRLPHLLKTKPEDANLPSLQRDLTIACSHQPCPSLLLQRHMARLLSTDKDMAASFLNSVLNQLNWAFSEFIGMIQEIQQAAERPERNFVDTRQLKVCATCFDLSVSLLRVLEMTVTLVPEIFLDWSRPSAELLLRRLAQLLNQVLNRVTAEKNLFDRVVNLRLPGLESVDHYPILVAVTGILVRLLVDGDRHRTCRAACVLLSDPCFQLHSIRHLLSEAGDQASLKTAPALASSFSVPVPSVAPPPLAGPSELKHFSLNAYSDYVSEDEKLKVESMLAFLTRESQKAATSMQPASEDDLCPICYAHSISAIFQPCSHKSCKACINQHLMNNKDCFFCKATITAVDDYCKPPASSS, encoded by the exons ATGGCGCTGAGCCACCGCGACTACAGGCTGGCCTCGGACACAGACAAAGCCAAGTCTGCTG GTATCGTCAACGAGAGGCTGCTGAGCGACTATTTGCATCACGTCTTCCCTTTTGCCGATGAGGCCGCTGTTCTGCCCTCCCTCAG GAAGCCTTTGACCTTCCAGGATTTGGACACTCATCTGCAAACGTTGTTGTGCGAAGGCGACACGGCTGACAACAGCGCCTCGG ACCGTGAGCTGGAAGGTCGTCTGGGTCCCCAGCCGGTGGTCCTGGATCACACCGGTGGCTTCGAGGGCCTCCTCTTTGTGGACGACGACCTGCTGGGG GTGATCGGCCACAGCAACTTCAGCTCCATCCGGGCCACCACCTGCGTGTACAAAG GCAAGTGGGCGTACGAGGTGCTGATCTCTTCGCAGGGTCTGATGCAAATCGGCTGGTGCACGCTCAACTGCCGCTTCAACCAGGAG GAGGGTGTTGGCGACACGCCCGACTCATACGCCTACGACGGGAATCGAGTGCGCAAGTGGAACGTGGTCACCACCAACTACGGCAAG TCGTGGGCGGCGGGGGACATTGTCAGCTGTCTGATAGACCTGGACGATGCCAGCATCGCCTTCTGCCT GAACGGCCAGTCGCTGGGTACGGCGTTCGCCGACATCAAGACGGGCCCCGGTGTGGCCTACTTCCCGGCCATCAGCCTGTCCTTCAAGGAGTCTGTGGCCTTCAACTTTGGCAGCCGGCCGCTCAG gTACCCGTGCGAAGGCTACCTGCCCTtgcaggacccgccggctgccgATCTGCTCAAGGCTCACAAGCTGCTGGGCTTCGTCAAGAATGTCCTGTGCACGCACATCCACGTGCAG GAGGAGCGGATGGCCGAGGCGGATTGCTCCGTGTGGAGGCTCAACGGCGAGGCAACGGTCCTGATCACAATGGCGCACATCTTCAAGTACTTTGCTCCACTGATG TGCCAAGTCTACCTGGTGGAGGACGTGCTGATGAACTTCTTGCTGGGAATCCTGGAGGGCGGCGGTTCCGTGGACGAGCATCCACTCATCCAACAGCTCCTCGACCTCTTCTGGCTCCTCATGGAG GACTATGAGGTGAACGAGTGTCTGaagcagctgatgatgtcgctgCTGAGGGCCTACCGCTTCTCCCCCATCATCCCCGACCTCGGTTTCCAG ATCCACTACCTTCGTTTGACGACGGCCATCCTGCGTCACGAGAAGTCTAGGAAGTACCTGCTCAACAACGTCTT GTTTGACGTGCTGCGCTCGGTGGTGTTCTTTTACATCAAGACTCCGCTGCGGGTGAAGGAGGCAGGGCTAGATGAGCTGATCCCCACCACCTGGTGGCCCACGCACTTTGACAAAGAG GGAAAGGATGAGCGCCAGCCCAAAGACGAGAGTTCTGATGAGCGTCTGCGGAGGCGAGCTTACGAGCGAGGGTGTCAGCGGCTGAAAAAAAGAATCGAAG TGGTGGAAGAGCTGCAAGTGCAGATCCTCCGGCTGCTActcaacaacaaagacaagcgcaCG GGCAAAGCCTCGCGTTACATTTTCCTCAACAAGTTCCGCAGGTTCCTGCAAGAGAACGCCAGCAACAGAGGG CATCCCACAGCCCTGTGCCCGCCCGAGTACATGCTGTGCTTCTTGCACCGCCTGATCACGGCCGTGCGCGCCTGCTGGGATGAAAGCTGCAAGAAGATTTCGGGCAGTGTCACCAGTGATG CAGCGTTTGTGCCGCCGCAGCTCTTCTACAATGGCAAGGTGGACTACTTTGACCTGCAGCGGCTGGGTGGGCTGCTGTCGCATCTCAAGAAGACGCTCAGAG ACGACCTGGCCGCTCAGGCCAACGTCATCATCGACCCCGCCGAGATCCAAGCGGCGTCCATGGGTGACTtggatgaggatgaggagagcggcGCTGCGCAG AGGCCAGCGGGCAGCACCCCGGCTCGGCCCGGCTGGCTGGGCTCGCCCACCCTGGGCCGCACCAACCGCTTCCTCGGTGCCGCTGCCGTCGGCCTCGTGACCCCCAGGCGACCCCTTGGCCAGCCTGACAAGGTCAAAGTGCGGGCCCTCGCCATGGAGCGGCGCACCGAGGAGGACA TTGAAGGGAGCCACGGCGGCGATGACGGCCTGCTGCTGGGCCGACCTGTGGGCTGGCTGCAACAGCCAGTAGCCGACAAATCACTTCTGGAGCTCACCGACGGGATTGTCATGATGTACAACCTCAGCGTGCATCAGCAACTGGGGAAG ATGGTGGCAGTAGCCGACGACGTGCGCGAGTACGCGGTGGCCCTCAAGGACACGGACGAGAAGATGGCCCGATGTCCGCCCGGA AGGCCAGACATCTTGGAGGAACTCGGCAAGAGTCAGAAGGTCTTTGCGGAGAAGTTGAATCACCTCAGCAGGAGGCTGGCCTGGATCAACGCCACCACATACTCCAAG GAGAAGATGTTGGATGTGTACTGGCTGCTGCGCGTGTGCATGGGCACCATTGAGCACGCCGACCGTACGGGCTCGCTCTTCGCCTTTGTCCCCGAGTTCTACCTCCACGTGGCCATGTACGCCTACAACGCGCTCAAGAACTACTTTGCTCCCGCCGGCGGCATGGAGCAGCTGCCGG GCTACGAAGAAACACTGACCCAGCTGGCGGCCATTCTCGCCAAACACTTTGCGGATCCGCGCATCGTCGGAACAG ACATCAAAGACGCACTAATGCAGGCGCTGGCCAGCTACGTCTGCTACCCGCAGTCCCTCAGGGCAGTGGAGAGGATCCCCGAGGACCA ACGCGTGGCCATGATGAGGAACCTGCTGGCCCCCTATGAGCAGAGACCCTGGGCGCAGACCAACTGGATCCTGGTCCGGCTGTGGCGG GGCTGCGGTTTTGGCTACAGGTACACGCGCCTGCCGCACCTCCTCAAGACCAAACCCGAGGACGCCAACCTCCCCAGCCTCCAGA GGGATTTGACCATTGCGTGTTCACACC AGCCATGTCCGTCGCTGCTGCTTCAGAGACACATGGCCCGGCTGCTGAGCACCGACAAAGACATGGCTGCCTCCTTCCTCAACAGCGTCCTCAATCAGCTCAACTGGGCCTTCTCCGAGTTCATCGGCATGATTCAGGAG ATACAGCAGGCAGCCGAGCGTCCTGAGAGGAACTTTGTGGACACGCGTCAGCTGAAG GTATGCGCCACCTGCTTTGACCTGTCCGTCAGCCTGCTGAGGGTACTGGAGATGACGGTCACGCTGGTCCCGGAGATCTTCCTGGACTGGTCGCGTCCGTCCGCCGAGCTGTTGCTGCGCCGCCTGGCTCAG TTGCTGAATCAGGTGTTGAATCGGGTGACAGCCGAGAAGAACCTCTTTGACCGCGTGGTCAACTTGCGACTGCCAG GTCTGGAGAGTGTGGACCACTACCCCATCCTGGTGGCCGTCACTGGCATCCTTGTTCGACTTCTTGTGGATGGCGACCGGCACAG GACGTGTCGCGCGGCCTGCGTGCTGCTGTCGGACCCGTGCTTCCAGCTTCACTCCATCCGTCACCTTCTCAGCGAGGCCGGCGACCAGGCGAGCCTGAAGACGGCACCCGCGCTAGCCTCTTCCTTCTCCGTCCCGGTGCCCTCAGTCGCTCCACCCCCTCTCGCCGGCCCCTCGGAGCTCAAGCATTTCTCCCTCAATGCTT acagCGACTACGTCAGCGAGGACGAGAAGCTGAAGGTGGAAAGCATGCTGGCCTTCCTCACCAGGGAATCGCAGAAGGCAGCGACCAGCATGCAG CCTGCCAGCGAGGATGACCTTTGCCCCATCTGCTACGCGCACTCCATTTCGGCCATCTTTCAGCCCTGCTCGCACAAGTCCTGCAA GGCCTGCATCAATCAGCATCTGATGAACAACAAGGATTGTTTCTTCTGTAAGGCCACCATCACGGCAGTGGACGACTACTGCAAGCCCCCCGCCTCCAGCTCGTAG
- the LOC125977588 gene encoding E3 ubiquitin-protein ligase RNF123 isoform X4, giving the protein MALSHRDYRLASDTDKAKSAGIVNERLLSDYLHHVFPFADEAAVLPSLRKPLTFQDLDTHLQTLLCEGDTADNSASDRELEGRLGPQPVVLDHTGGFEGLLFVDDDLLGVIGHSNFSSIRATTCVYKGKWAYEVLISSQGLMQIGWCTLNCRFNQEEGVGDTPDSYAYDGNRVRKWNVVTTNYGKSWAAGDIVSCLIDLDDASIAFCLNGQSLGTAFADIKTGPGVAYFPAISLSFKESVAFNFGSRPLRYPCEGYLPLQDPPAADLLKAHKLLGFVKNVLCTHIHVQEERMAEADCSVWRLNGEATVLITMAHIFKYFAPLMCQVYLVEDVLMNFLLGILEGGGSVDEHPLIQQLLDLFWLLMEDYEVNECLKQLMMSLLRAYRFSPIIPDLGFQIHYLRLTTAILRHEKSRKYLLNNVLFDVLRSVVFFYIKTPLRVKEAGLDELIPTTWWPTHFDKEGKDERQPKDESSDERLRRRAYERGCQRLKKRIEVVEELQVQILRLLLNNKDKRTGKASRYIFLNKFRRFLQENASNRGHPTALCPPEYMLCFLHRLITAVRACWDESCKKISGSVTSDAAFVPPQLFYNGKVDYFDLQRLGGLLSHLKKTLRDDLAAQANVIIDPAEIQAASMGDLDEDEESGAAQRPAGSTPARPGWLGSPTLGRTNRFLGAAAVGLVTPRRPLGQPDKVKVRALAMERRTEEDIEGSHGGDDGLLLGRPVGWLQQPVADKSLLELTDGIVMMYNLSVHQQLGKMVAVADDVREYAVALKDTDEKMARCPPGRPDILEELGKSQKVFAEKLNHLSRRLAWINATTYSKEKMLDVYWLLRVCMGTIEHADRTGSLFAFVPEFYLHVAMYAYNALKNYFAPAGGMEQLPGYEETLTQLAAILAKHFADPRIVGTDIKDALMQALASYVCYPQSLRAVERIPEDQRVAMMRNLLAPYEQRPWAQTNWILVRLWRGCGFGYRYTRLPHLLKTKPEDANLPSLQKPCPSLLLQRHMARLLSTDKDMAASFLNSVLNQLNWAFSEFIGMIQEIQQAAERPERNFVDTRQLKVCATCFDLSVSLLRVLEMTVTLVPEIFLDWSRPSAELLLRRLAQLLNQVLNRVTAEKNLFDRVVNLRLPGLESVDHYPILVAVTGILVRLLVDGDRHRTCRAACVLLSDPCFQLHSIRHLLSEAGDQASLKTAPALASSFSVPVPSVAPPPLAGPSELKHFSLNAYSDYVSEDEKLKVESMLAFLTRESQKAATSMQPASEDDLCPICYAHSISAIFQPCSHKSCKACINQHLMNNKDCFFCKATITAVDDYCKPPASSS; this is encoded by the exons ATGGCGCTGAGCCACCGCGACTACAGGCTGGCCTCGGACACAGACAAAGCCAAGTCTGCTG GTATCGTCAACGAGAGGCTGCTGAGCGACTATTTGCATCACGTCTTCCCTTTTGCCGATGAGGCCGCTGTTCTGCCCTCCCTCAG GAAGCCTTTGACCTTCCAGGATTTGGACACTCATCTGCAAACGTTGTTGTGCGAAGGCGACACGGCTGACAACAGCGCCTCGG ACCGTGAGCTGGAAGGTCGTCTGGGTCCCCAGCCGGTGGTCCTGGATCACACCGGTGGCTTCGAGGGCCTCCTCTTTGTGGACGACGACCTGCTGGGG GTGATCGGCCACAGCAACTTCAGCTCCATCCGGGCCACCACCTGCGTGTACAAAG GCAAGTGGGCGTACGAGGTGCTGATCTCTTCGCAGGGTCTGATGCAAATCGGCTGGTGCACGCTCAACTGCCGCTTCAACCAGGAG GAGGGTGTTGGCGACACGCCCGACTCATACGCCTACGACGGGAATCGAGTGCGCAAGTGGAACGTGGTCACCACCAACTACGGCAAG TCGTGGGCGGCGGGGGACATTGTCAGCTGTCTGATAGACCTGGACGATGCCAGCATCGCCTTCTGCCT GAACGGCCAGTCGCTGGGTACGGCGTTCGCCGACATCAAGACGGGCCCCGGTGTGGCCTACTTCCCGGCCATCAGCCTGTCCTTCAAGGAGTCTGTGGCCTTCAACTTTGGCAGCCGGCCGCTCAG gTACCCGTGCGAAGGCTACCTGCCCTtgcaggacccgccggctgccgATCTGCTCAAGGCTCACAAGCTGCTGGGCTTCGTCAAGAATGTCCTGTGCACGCACATCCACGTGCAG GAGGAGCGGATGGCCGAGGCGGATTGCTCCGTGTGGAGGCTCAACGGCGAGGCAACGGTCCTGATCACAATGGCGCACATCTTCAAGTACTTTGCTCCACTGATG TGCCAAGTCTACCTGGTGGAGGACGTGCTGATGAACTTCTTGCTGGGAATCCTGGAGGGCGGCGGTTCCGTGGACGAGCATCCACTCATCCAACAGCTCCTCGACCTCTTCTGGCTCCTCATGGAG GACTATGAGGTGAACGAGTGTCTGaagcagctgatgatgtcgctgCTGAGGGCCTACCGCTTCTCCCCCATCATCCCCGACCTCGGTTTCCAG ATCCACTACCTTCGTTTGACGACGGCCATCCTGCGTCACGAGAAGTCTAGGAAGTACCTGCTCAACAACGTCTT GTTTGACGTGCTGCGCTCGGTGGTGTTCTTTTACATCAAGACTCCGCTGCGGGTGAAGGAGGCAGGGCTAGATGAGCTGATCCCCACCACCTGGTGGCCCACGCACTTTGACAAAGAG GGAAAGGATGAGCGCCAGCCCAAAGACGAGAGTTCTGATGAGCGTCTGCGGAGGCGAGCTTACGAGCGAGGGTGTCAGCGGCTGAAAAAAAGAATCGAAG TGGTGGAAGAGCTGCAAGTGCAGATCCTCCGGCTGCTActcaacaacaaagacaagcgcaCG GGCAAAGCCTCGCGTTACATTTTCCTCAACAAGTTCCGCAGGTTCCTGCAAGAGAACGCCAGCAACAGAGGG CATCCCACAGCCCTGTGCCCGCCCGAGTACATGCTGTGCTTCTTGCACCGCCTGATCACGGCCGTGCGCGCCTGCTGGGATGAAAGCTGCAAGAAGATTTCGGGCAGTGTCACCAGTGATG CAGCGTTTGTGCCGCCGCAGCTCTTCTACAATGGCAAGGTGGACTACTTTGACCTGCAGCGGCTGGGTGGGCTGCTGTCGCATCTCAAGAAGACGCTCAGAG ACGACCTGGCCGCTCAGGCCAACGTCATCATCGACCCCGCCGAGATCCAAGCGGCGTCCATGGGTGACTtggatgaggatgaggagagcggcGCTGCGCAG AGGCCAGCGGGCAGCACCCCGGCTCGGCCCGGCTGGCTGGGCTCGCCCACCCTGGGCCGCACCAACCGCTTCCTCGGTGCCGCTGCCGTCGGCCTCGTGACCCCCAGGCGACCCCTTGGCCAGCCTGACAAGGTCAAAGTGCGGGCCCTCGCCATGGAGCGGCGCACCGAGGAGGACA TTGAAGGGAGCCACGGCGGCGATGACGGCCTGCTGCTGGGCCGACCTGTGGGCTGGCTGCAACAGCCAGTAGCCGACAAATCACTTCTGGAGCTCACCGACGGGATTGTCATGATGTACAACCTCAGCGTGCATCAGCAACTGGGGAAG ATGGTGGCAGTAGCCGACGACGTGCGCGAGTACGCGGTGGCCCTCAAGGACACGGACGAGAAGATGGCCCGATGTCCGCCCGGA AGGCCAGACATCTTGGAGGAACTCGGCAAGAGTCAGAAGGTCTTTGCGGAGAAGTTGAATCACCTCAGCAGGAGGCTGGCCTGGATCAACGCCACCACATACTCCAAG GAGAAGATGTTGGATGTGTACTGGCTGCTGCGCGTGTGCATGGGCACCATTGAGCACGCCGACCGTACGGGCTCGCTCTTCGCCTTTGTCCCCGAGTTCTACCTCCACGTGGCCATGTACGCCTACAACGCGCTCAAGAACTACTTTGCTCCCGCCGGCGGCATGGAGCAGCTGCCGG GCTACGAAGAAACACTGACCCAGCTGGCGGCCATTCTCGCCAAACACTTTGCGGATCCGCGCATCGTCGGAACAG ACATCAAAGACGCACTAATGCAGGCGCTGGCCAGCTACGTCTGCTACCCGCAGTCCCTCAGGGCAGTGGAGAGGATCCCCGAGGACCA ACGCGTGGCCATGATGAGGAACCTGCTGGCCCCCTATGAGCAGAGACCCTGGGCGCAGACCAACTGGATCCTGGTCCGGCTGTGGCGG GGCTGCGGTTTTGGCTACAGGTACACGCGCCTGCCGCACCTCCTCAAGACCAAACCCGAGGACGCCAACCTCCCCAGCCTCCAGA AGCCATGTCCGTCGCTGCTGCTTCAGAGACACATGGCCCGGCTGCTGAGCACCGACAAAGACATGGCTGCCTCCTTCCTCAACAGCGTCCTCAATCAGCTCAACTGGGCCTTCTCCGAGTTCATCGGCATGATTCAGGAG ATACAGCAGGCAGCCGAGCGTCCTGAGAGGAACTTTGTGGACACGCGTCAGCTGAAG GTATGCGCCACCTGCTTTGACCTGTCCGTCAGCCTGCTGAGGGTACTGGAGATGACGGTCACGCTGGTCCCGGAGATCTTCCTGGACTGGTCGCGTCCGTCCGCCGAGCTGTTGCTGCGCCGCCTGGCTCAG TTGCTGAATCAGGTGTTGAATCGGGTGACAGCCGAGAAGAACCTCTTTGACCGCGTGGTCAACTTGCGACTGCCAG GTCTGGAGAGTGTGGACCACTACCCCATCCTGGTGGCCGTCACTGGCATCCTTGTTCGACTTCTTGTGGATGGCGACCGGCACAG GACGTGTCGCGCGGCCTGCGTGCTGCTGTCGGACCCGTGCTTCCAGCTTCACTCCATCCGTCACCTTCTCAGCGAGGCCGGCGACCAGGCGAGCCTGAAGACGGCACCCGCGCTAGCCTCTTCCTTCTCCGTCCCGGTGCCCTCAGTCGCTCCACCCCCTCTCGCCGGCCCCTCGGAGCTCAAGCATTTCTCCCTCAATGCTT acagCGACTACGTCAGCGAGGACGAGAAGCTGAAGGTGGAAAGCATGCTGGCCTTCCTCACCAGGGAATCGCAGAAGGCAGCGACCAGCATGCAG CCTGCCAGCGAGGATGACCTTTGCCCCATCTGCTACGCGCACTCCATTTCGGCCATCTTTCAGCCCTGCTCGCACAAGTCCTGCAA GGCCTGCATCAATCAGCATCTGATGAACAACAAGGATTGTTTCTTCTGTAAGGCCACCATCACGGCAGTGGACGACTACTGCAAGCCCCCCGCCTCCAGCTCGTAG